The following coding sequences lie in one Rhizobium rhododendri genomic window:
- a CDS encoding BolA family protein, with product MTVQSRIEETLTQNFAPERLAVINESHLHAGHHPDITGAGETHMRVRIVSQKFAGMPRLARHRAITALLKPELDAGLHALAIEPAAPGEEIAW from the coding sequence ATGACCGTTCAATCGCGCATCGAAGAAACGCTGACGCAGAATTTCGCGCCCGAGCGCCTTGCCGTCATCAACGAAAGCCATCTCCACGCCGGCCACCATCCCGACATCACCGGCGCCGGGGAAACCCACATGCGGGTTCGCATCGTGTCCCAAAAATTCGCCGGCATGCCCCGCCTCGCCCGCCACCGCGCCATCACCGCCCTCCTGAAACCCGAACTAGACGCCGGCCTCCACGCCTTGGCCATCGAGCCCGCAGCACCGGGTGAAGAGATCGCCTGGTAG
- a CDS encoding HlyC/CorC family transporter, translating to MTIEGTFAALAEYWPQFLSIVLLVLVSAFFSGSETALTAASRSRMHTLEANGEIRAAVVNGLIERRDRLIGALLIGNNLANILSSSIATSLFLGLFGSSGVALATLAMTVILVIFAEVLPKSWAISAPDRFALYVAPMVKLFVAVVGPLSSVVNVIVRQILALFGINLSKEVSMLSAHEELRGAVDFLHREGSVVKADRDRLGGVLDLSELELSDIMVHRTSMRAVNADDAPEAVVRTMLESPYTRMPLWRGTTDNIIGVIHAKDLLRALAEPNVEPENLDVAKIAQKPWFVPDSTNLEDQLNAFLRRKQHFAVVVDEYGEVQGIVTLEDILEEIVGDIADEHDLDIQGVRQEADGSIVVDGVVPIRDLNRALDWNLPDEEATTIAGLVIHESMTIPEERQAFTFYGKRFIVMKREKNRITKLRIRPAEAADTDPV from the coding sequence ATGACCATCGAAGGCACATTCGCAGCACTTGCGGAATATTGGCCGCAGTTCCTGTCCATCGTCCTGCTCGTTCTGGTCTCGGCCTTCTTTTCCGGTTCCGAAACGGCGCTGACGGCGGCATCGCGCAGCCGCATGCATACGCTCGAGGCCAATGGCGAGATCCGTGCTGCTGTCGTCAACGGGCTGATCGAGCGTCGTGACCGGCTGATCGGGGCGCTGCTGATCGGCAACAATCTTGCCAACATCCTGTCTTCGTCGATTGCCACCAGCCTGTTCCTCGGGCTGTTCGGCAGCTCGGGCGTGGCACTGGCCACCCTGGCGATGACCGTCATCCTGGTCATTTTCGCCGAAGTCCTGCCAAAGAGCTGGGCGATCTCGGCACCGGACCGTTTCGCGCTCTATGTCGCGCCGATGGTCAAGCTGTTCGTGGCGGTGGTCGGGCCGCTGTCGAGCGTCGTCAATGTCATCGTCCGGCAGATCCTGGCGCTGTTCGGCATCAACCTTTCCAAGGAAGTGTCGATGCTGTCGGCCCACGAGGAACTGCGCGGCGCCGTCGACTTCCTGCACCGCGAGGGATCGGTGGTGAAGGCCGACCGCGACCGTCTCGGCGGCGTCCTCGACCTCAGCGAACTCGAACTGTCCGACATCATGGTTCACCGCACGTCGATGCGGGCCGTCAACGCCGACGACGCGCCGGAGGCGGTGGTCCGCACCATGCTGGAAAGCCCTTATACGCGCATGCCTCTATGGCGCGGGACGACCGACAATATCATTGGCGTCATCCATGCCAAGGACCTGCTGCGGGCGCTGGCAGAGCCGAACGTCGAGCCGGAGAACCTCGATGTCGCCAAGATCGCGCAAAAGCCGTGGTTCGTGCCCGATAGCACCAATCTCGAGGACCAGCTGAACGCCTTTCTGCGGCGCAAGCAGCATTTTGCAGTGGTCGTCGACGAATATGGCGAGGTGCAGGGCATCGTCACCCTGGAGGATATCCTCGAAGAGATCGTCGGTGACATCGCCGACGAGCACGATCTCGATATCCAGGGCGTGCGGCAGGAGGCGGACGGCTCGATCGTCGTCGATGGCGTGGTGCCGATCCGCGATCTCAACAGGGCCCTCGACTGGAACCTGCCGGACGAGGAGGCAACGACGATCGCCGGCCTGGTCATCCACGAATCCATGACCATCCCCGAGGAACGCCAGGCCTTCACCTTCTACGGCAAGCGCTTCATTGTCATGAAGCGCGAGAAGAACAGGATTACCAAGCTGCGCATCCGGCCGGCTGAGGCGGCAGATACGGATCCTGTGTAG